A single region of the Xiphias gladius isolate SHS-SW01 ecotype Sanya breed wild chromosome 17, ASM1685928v1, whole genome shotgun sequence genome encodes:
- the smyd4 gene encoding SET and MYND domain-containing protein 4: MMDLPCVQWQDHVAQKWTGLDPELKEHFTSLLEIDDVFKCALTLTTQDDLDSLQSISARHSVQKDTEQAAKCRARGNSSFKTRDYTAAALHYSQGICFAPQSSEQLSLCYANRSAALYHLHNYQKCLDDIDKALKNGYPSHLLHKLEDRRAQCLKHLSGGQKAKEDRHIPASKNLNGPERVNAPSVGPLTCGICPQATVGFSPEKGRRLVAAEKIAAGEMILNDRPYSCVLIPGMEEVEGKRVRLDTERGVFGTEHRRCHRCLAETLCPVPCDGCSYSRYCSTGCQRDAWEEHHRWECPLGADLMVMGVMSQLALRVTLKAGLKNVQTAREPITDKHTKSEPSCLNRESSESYPCHTSRPDPSTSYYGDSYLSVFHLLHHLNHHSPGLRFLSAVTVATLYLKLSKEGPPPASWDLSGPSGPNRRSPDEEGGHTAWTSELWLLGSAVLRHILQLRCNAQAILMLQDTGAGNSPVQSSREIRIATAIFPTLSLLNHSCCPNTSLVFSTGTDVDPSGSCQSADFSGSEAEHRSTARGVTVTVRAARGITAGQEILHCYGPHSVRMVTRERQRLLQEQYYFLCQCGACTLTQEEKEGAEGRQQRSGVGHSRQDSGLLCGKCKGFLKKGSVDKGTGFICPHSSCGHCISSSEVSHRLQEIRVDLEKAVDLMERERPDEALRLLNRAQCQSGLILAETHPLQGELADAMARAYATMGDWNNAASHLERSAAAIGSQYGDDSIELGRQLFKLAQLHFNGGATGPALSVIPKVRRLLCLHCGPHCHELQELQAMEDCLRG; encoded by the exons ATGATGGATCTTCCGTGCGTCCAGTGGCAAGACCACGTTGCACAGAAATGGACCGGACTCGACCCCGAGTTAAAGGAGCATTTTACATCCCTGCTTGAAATAGATGATGTATTTAAGTGTGCCTTAACTCTGACAAC CCAAGATGATCTGGATTCTCTGCAGTCAATCTCTGCAAGACACTCAGTACAGAAGGACACAGAGCAAGCAGCCAAATGCAGGGCGAGGGGAAACTCTAGCTTCAAGACCAGAGACTACACTGCAGCTGCTCTGCATTATTCACAG GGCATCTGTTTTGCTCCTCAAAGTTCGGAGCAGCTGTCTCTGTGTTATGCCAACCGCTCTGCTGCGCTCTACCATCTGCACAACTACCAG aAATGCCTTGATGACATTGATAAAGCCCTGAAGAATGGCTACCCTTCTCATCTTTTACACAAACTAGAGGACCGTCGCGCACAGTGTCTCAAACACCTCTCTGGAGGACAAAAGGCAAAAGAGGATCGTCACATTCCTGCCTCAAAAAATCTTAACGGTCCAGAAAGAGTAAATGCACCATCTGTTGGACCTCTCACATGTGGGATTTGTCCTCAAGCGACCGTGGGCTTCAGCCCGGAGAAAGGTCGACGCCTGGTGGCCGCAGAGAAAATAGCAGCTGGGGAGATGATCCTTAATGACAGGCCGTACAGCTGTGTCCTCATACCAGggatggaggaggtggaaggGAAGAGAGTAAGgctggacacagagagaggagtgttTGGAACGGAGCACAGGCGATGCCACAGGTGTTTGGCAGAAACACTGTGTCCTGTGCCGTGTGACGGATGTAGTTACAGCCGATACTGTTCAACTGGCTGTCAGCGGGACGCCTGGGAAGAACATCACCGCTGGGAGTGTCCACTGGGAGCAGATCTGATGGTGATGGGTGTGATGTCACAGCTCGCTCTGAGGGTAACACTAAAGGCGGGGTTAAAAAACGTCCAAACGGCCAGGGAACCAATCACGGACAAGCACACAAAGTCTGAGCCAAGTTGTCTAAACAGAGAGTCAAGTGAATCCTATCCATGTCATACAAGTCGACCCGATCCTTCTACTTCGTACTACGGTGACTCTTACCTGAGTGTGTTCCACTTGCTGCACCACCTGAATCACCACAGCCCTGGTTTGCGTTTCCTGAGTGCTGTTACTGTAGCAACACTTTACCTGAAGCTCAGCAAGGAGGGACCTCCACCTGCATCTTGGGACCTCAGTGGGCCCTCAGGGCCAAACAGGCGATCACCAGACGAGGAGGGAGGTCACACAGCTTGGACCTCGGAGCTGTGGCTGCTGGGAAGTGCAGTTCTGAGGCACATCCTGCAGCTCAGGTGTAACGCCCAGGCGATCCTCATGTTGCAAGATACAG GAGCAGGAAACTCACCAGTGCAGTCCAGCAGGGAAATCCGCATTGCAACGGCAATATTCCCAACGCTTAGTCTTCTGAATCACTCCTGCTGTCCCAACACCAGCCTGGTGTTCAGCACTGGAACTGACGTTGATCCCTCTGGTTCATGTCAGTCTGCAGACTTCAGTGGGAGCGAGGCTGAGCATAGAAGCACAGCCCGTGGAGTCACTGTAACTGTCAGAGCAGCCAGAGGTATCACTGCAGGACAAGAGATCCTGCACTGCTATG GTCCTCACAGCGTTAGGATGGTGACCCGAGAACGCCAGCGTCTCCTGCAGGAACAGTACTATTTCCTGTGTCAGTGTGGGGCCTGCACCCTGAcccaggaggagaaggaaggtgCAGAAGGCAGACAGCAGCGGTCAGGTGTCGGACATAGTCGACAAGATTCTGGACTCCTGTGTGGCAAGTGCAAAGGATTTCTCAAA AAAGGCAGTGTGGACAAAGGGACAGGATTTATATGCCCGCATTCATCCTGTGGTCATTGTATATCTTCATCGGAAGTGAGCCACAGGCTGCAGGAGATCAGGGTCGACCTGGAGAAAGCTGTGGACctcatggagagagagaggccag ATGAGGCTCTGAGACTACTGAATAGGGCTCAGTGTCAGTCCGGACTAATCCTTGCGGAGACCCACCCTCTGCAGGGGGAGCTGGCTGACGCCATGGCCAGAGCATACGCTACAATGG GTGACTGGAATAATGCAGCCTCCCATTTGGAGCGAAGCGCCGCAGCAATTGGCTCCCAGTACGGAGATGACAGTATTGAACTGGGTCGACAACTCTTCAAATTAGCTCAGCTGCACTTCAATGG TGGCGCCACAGGCCCGGCCCTCTCCGTCATCCCCAAGGTCAGACGACTCC